Proteins from a single region of Kluyveromyces lactis strain NRRL Y-1140 chromosome A complete sequence:
- the RBH1 gene encoding Rbh1p (weakly similar to uniprot|P47101 Saccharomyces cerevisiae YJR030C) — protein sequence MDNTVRLDQLHDEQYRRILPTLNGYFEQKDTSLSRLDPRNYRNENYKKMNAIIPVLLRAHQCHPTDWKLLFANAQTLNFYSALLEGLLMFMFQSFSTTVGFGSNMEFLRCMLKTYEYLYTVAKTLPSPELGQRVMSFQNHFMRNWNKVQCESLLFDQVKDLLSHAHDFVAPPLFNLESVIKRDYFKITCDKLRYENLCVELFHLDNGNMAIFKVNTQTLPLYTNEQTHELLLRLTRNIDMGAYQDPLFQIGRTLLFPTIRPMDLRIADESRKSILLETKTGNGVTLALTPYDTLAWSQHWRPFVQSLCAVADSPKAFLSDRNESTFGSPINKDTITSAGTRGLGISLKKSEVRTNLDTGLRKSKPLASEALSISEIESLNMKKLMELNDSTDASTMNSSMKSPVPTNIRHIQEPSNIIEQMSPVIGSRVDDIDSIISDDDGINNEGSLGGSPVFNLSAEFHKPQLTKRKSSSFLNLFKKDKSKSQKNSTDSLAKLSDTKSIHPPESAMSSHASTPSSTSKSSKSSKSSSTLSPSTCKLPSSVKLDTNNVLLDTLVKLSQWRNNSWRFFSSSWLQLQVVNSNQGRYMFVVQDDNSNLKLCIAIGERWTISRTTAQDIQIRFPPTDVVASVAEPVPTLLSVRCPQVDNIANLLKHCKKNEVILTSSNNMSNSATQLTLGSNSSSILSNNVSNMSFSRSSTASNDLSHGWSKPQVLDSSKDCKSLLLLSKIKVRLHKYDQQYGWKMTKVGLLNVYSREYNGSVAGCKFEMDDTESFISSISDLKRIGRTGISAGERLVEFKNQNVADETYKLLGAL from the coding sequence ATGGATAATACAGTGAGGTTAGACCAGTTGCACGATGAGCAATATCGTCGGATACTCCCCACGTTGAATGGttattttgaacaaaaggaTACATCACTATCGCGTTTGGATCCTAGAAACtatagaaatgaaaattACAAGAAGATGAATGCTATTATTCCAGTACTGTTAAGAGCTCATCAGTGTCACCCCACGGATTGGAAACTGTTATTTGCTAATGCACAGACTCTTAATTTTTACTCTGCGCTTCTGGAGGGGCTGTTAATGTTTATGTTCCAGTCGTTCAGCACTACGGTTGGGTTCGGCTCCAACATGGAGTTTTTAAGATGTATGCTCAAGACTTATGAGTATTTGTATACTGTGGCGAAAACGTTACCATCACCAGAGTTAGGTCAAAGAGTGATGTCTTTTCAGAACCATTTCATGAGGAATTGGAATAAAGTGCAATGTGAAAGCTTGTTATTTGACCAGGTGAAAGATTTGTTATCTCATGCACATGATTTCGTTGCTCCTCCATTGTTCAATTTGGAAAGCGTCATTAAAAGAGACTATTTCAAAATAACGTGTGACAAGTTACGTTATGAGAATTTATGCGTTGAACTGTTTCATTTAGATAATGGGAACATGGCTATATTTAAGGTTAACACCCAGACTTTGCCCTTATACACCAATGAACAAACCCATGAATTACTTCTGCGATTGACAAGAAATATAGATATGGGAGCATATCAAGACCCTCTATTTCAAATTGGTAGGACGTTGTTATTCCCAACAATAAGACCCATGGATCTACGAATTGCTGACGAATCAAGAAAGTCAATTCTCTTAGAAACGAAGACAGGAAATGGTGTTACCTTGGCTTTAACCCCATATGACACGTTGGCCTGGTCCCAACATTGGAGGCCTTTTGTGCAGTCTCTGTGCGCAGTAGCAGACTCACCTAAAGCTTTCCTAAGTGATAGAAATGAAAGTACTTTTGGAAGTCCAATCAATAAAGATACAATAACCTCTGCAGGTACTCGTGGCTTAGGTATCAGTCTGAAGAAGTCAGAAGTGAGGACAAACCTCGACACTGGCCTAAGAAAATCTAAACCGTTGGCTTCAGAAGCACTGTCTATATCAGAAATAGAGTCACTGAACATGAAGAAACTTATGGAGTTGAATGACAGTACCGATGCCTCAACCATGAATAGTTCCATGAAATCACCGGTTCCCACCAATATTAGACACATCCAAGAACCCTCAAATATCATAGAACAAATGAGTCCCGTAATTGGGAGCCGAGTTGACGATATTGATAGCAtcatttctgatgatgatggaaTTAATAACGAAGGGAGTCTAGGAGGGTCCCCAGTCTTTAATCTTTCGGCTGAATTTCACAAACCTCAATTGACTAAACGGAAGTCATCGTCTTTCTTGAATCTATTCAAGAAAGACAAATCAAAAAGTCAAAAGAATAGTACTGATAGCTTGGCAAAACTTTCAGACACAAAAAGCATACACCCTCCAGAGTCAGCAATGTCTTCGCATGCATCAACACCGTCTTCTACgtcaaaatcttcaaaatcttcaaaatcttcaagtACTTTATCTCCTTCAACTTGCAAACTACCTTCCAGCGTTAAGTTGGACACAAATAACGTCCTTCTTGACACCCTTGTTAAATTATCGCAATGGAGAAACAATTCATGGAGATTTTTCTCCTCAAGTTGGTTACAATTGCAGGTCGTCAATTCCAACCAAGGCAGATACATGTTCGTGGTACAAGATGACAACTCTAACTTAAAGCTTTGTATTGCCATTGGTGAGAGATGGacaatttcaagaactaCTGCTCAAGACATTCAAATTAGATTCCCACCAACCGACGTTGTGGCTTCTGTCGCGGAGCCAGTTCCAACCTTGCTTTCAGTGAGATGTCCTCAGGTAGATAACATTGCCAATTTGCTTAAACACTGCAAAAAGAACGAAGTGATTTTAACCTCAAGCAACAACATGTCAAATTCTGCAACACAGCTGACCTTGGGGtccaattcatcatcaattttgAGTAATAACGTTTCAAATATGTCATTTAGCAGGTCCAGTACTGCTTCGAACGATTTATCACATGGTTGGTCGAAACCGCAAGTACTAGATTCCAGTAAAGATTGTAAATCACTGCTGttattatcaaaaattaaGGTGCGATTACATAAATATGACCAGCAATACGGATGGAAGATGACTAAAGTTGGATTGTTGAATGTTTACTCTAGAGAATATAATGGATCAGTTGCTGGATGTAAATTTGAGATGGATGACACCGAGTCGTTCATTTCATCCATATCGGACCTGAAGAGAATTGGAAGGACTGGTATCTCAGCTGGAGAACGTCTAGTAGAGttcaaaaatcaaaatgtAGCTGACGAGACCTATAAATTGCTAGGTGCTCTGTAA
- the ATP12 gene encoding ATP synthase complex assembly protein ATP12 (similar to uniprot|P22135 Saccharomyces cerevisiae YJL180C ATP12 Molecular chaperone required for the assembly of alpha and beta subunits into the F1 sector of mitochondrial F1F0 ATP synthase) yields the protein MLRLSRPFRLVSPTVLSRVRCYAQASPLGVDHSIENNLQTETNRLSKTLTKFWEQVSLEETPENVTIKLDSKPLRTPLGNPLTLPQSRKLLSVMVLNEWSNLPSLSVKPYVLPLTSLVSRCIDLEKANEDGVDPELVAKIGGNREKLTEGLLRYLDTDTLLVFSPANEYEGALRKAQDELYLPIISGVEKFLSQINKDKKEVKLQILDADLHGLRGNAQSGETREVAKQYLDSLSVWDLAIFEKTVLTTKSFICGLLLLLNKSATVTNIPELQVSMEDIARAATLETIYQVERWGEVEDTHDVDKRDVRRNIHAAAIVAFGPPTSSK from the coding sequence ATGTTAAGATTGAGCAGGCCATTTCGTTTGGTTTCGCCAACTGTTTTATCACGAGTCAGATGTTATGCACAAGCTTCTCCATTAGGTGTGGATCACAGTATCGAGAATAATTTACAAACAGAGACTAATAGATTGTCCAAGACTTTGACTAAGTTTTGGGAACAAGTGAGTTTAGAAGAAACCCCCGAAAATGTTACCATTAAATTGGATTCTAAGCCTTTGCGTACTCCTTTGGGGAACCCTTTAACTTTACCACAATCTCGTAAGCTTTTATCGGTTATGGTTCTCAATGAATGGAGTAATCTTCCTAGTTTATCTGTCAAGCCTTATGTTTTACCTTTAACCTCTTTAGTTTCCCGTTGCATTGATTTGGAAAAGGCCAATGAGGACGGTGTAGACCCAGAACTTGTTGCGAAGATAGGTGGGAACAGAGAAAAGTTAACTGAAGGTCTTTTGAGATATTTAGATACTGATACTCTATTAGTGTTTTCTCCAGCAAATGAATACGAAGGTGCGCTAAGAAAGGCTCAAGATGAATTGTATCTACCGATAATTTCCGGTGTCGAAAAGTTCCTATCTCAAATAAATaaagataagaaagaagtcaAATTACAAATATTGGACGCTGATTTACATGGATTGAGAGGTAACGCCCAAAGTGGAGAGACCAGAGAAGTAGCTAAACAGTATTTGGATTCTTTATCTGTTTGGGATTTAGCCATTTTCGAGAAGACTGTCCTAACAACAAAATCCTTTATTTGCGGTCTATTATTGCTATTGAATAAATCGGCAACTGTCACAAATATTCCTGAGTTACAAGTTTCCATGGAAGATATTGCAAGAGCAGCTACCCTCGAGACTATTTACCAAGTTGAAAGATGGGgtgaagttgaagatacCCATGATGTCGATAAACGTGATGTAAGAAGAAACATCCATGCAGCTGCGATTGTTGCATTCGGCCCACCAACCTCGTCGAAATAG
- the PFD1 gene encoding prefolding complex chaperone subunit (similar to uniprot|P46988 Saccharomyces cerevisiae YJL179W PFD1 Subunit of heterohexameric prefoldin which binds cytosolic chaperonin and transfers target proteins to it involved in the biogenesis of actin and of alpha- and gamma-tubulin): MSSQPQDIVKEMANSLRNSRSQLDMTLAQLEQLQRQKKIAKLTEKELGNYGNEQVWRSCGKMFIRQEKQAYTADLNHDERILDEQIKALEQKRHYLQTTVDNTVESLRRVIGN; this comes from the coding sequence ATGAGCTCTCAACCGCAAGATATAGTAAAGGAGATGGCAAATTCTCTTCGTAACAGCAGATCACAATTGGATATGACGCTTGCACAACTGGAACAACTACAGAGGCAAAAAAAGATTGCTAAGTTGActgaaaaggaattggGAAATTATGGAAATGAGCAAGTGTGGAGATCTTGTGGTAAGATGTTCATCCGTCAAGAGAAGCAAGCCTACACTGCTGATTTAAACCatgatgaaagaatatTGGACGAACAGATAAAGGCATTGGAACAAAAGAGACATTACCTACAGACCACAGTCGATAACACGGTAGAGAGTTTGAGAAGAGTCATTGGAAATTAA
- the ATG27 gene encoding Atg27p (similar to uniprot|P46989 Saccharomyces cerevisiae YJL178C ATG27 Type II membrane protein that binds phosphatidylinositol 3-phosphate required for the cytoplasm-to-vacuole targeting (Cvt) pathway), producing MKVLLATALVSLLPFSSAVECSKNEILNKYRVNEFSIGGVSVQDTPPSETKESWWLNICDEHDSKSSIPDQCNVKDIFCGVTSVALPGKESIVTKVMDFTSSVALEVKETAEALSIRLSGAAWGSHILNADIYLQCQEKGSGSLTESSWTDDQNVKLVFSGPFGCLKKGNDNKDGNGDDDNNDKDGDDSDKKPHDGDKNGSKPKGGAGLGSWLVWLFMYATIFALIYLVVTSYMNTRNGSFNDFREEFVDRSTTFATNLPQFAKEVAGKIVNSGSSSQRGGYSAV from the coding sequence ATGAAAGTGCTACTAGCAACCGCTTTAGTATCGCTTTTGCCATTTTCTTCAGCGGTAGAGTGCTCTAAAAACGAAATCCTCAACAAATATAGAGTCAATGAGTTTTCCATAGGCGGTGTTTCTGTACAGGATACACCACCAAGTGAGACTAAAGAGAGTTGGTGGTTGAATATTTGTGATGAACATGATTCCAAATCGTCCATACCTGACCAATGTAATGTGAAGGATATTTTTTGTGGCGTTACATCTGTTGCATTACCGGGGAAAGAATCAATTGTCACCAAAGTGATGGATTTCACCAGTTCTGTGGCCCTTGAAGTGAAAGAAACCGCGGAAGCATTGTCTATAAGGCTTTCTGGTGCCGCCTGGGGGTCTCATATCTTGAATGCTGATATATATCTACAATGCCAGGAGAAAGGTTCGGGTTCTTTAACGGAATCCAGCTGGACCGATGATCAAAATGTGAAACTAGTGTTCTCTGGTCCATTTGGTTGTTTGAAAAAGGGAAATGACAATAAAGATGGCAACGGAGACGACGATAACAATGATAAGGATGGTGATGACTCCGATAAGAAGCCTCACGATGGTGATAAAAATGGATCCAAACCAAAGGGCGGAGCTGGTCTTGGGTCGTGGCTCGTATGGCTATTCATGTATGCAACTATCTTTGCCCTTATTTATCTCGTGGTTACTTCGTATATGAACACTAGAAACGGTTCCTTTAACGATTTCCGGGAAGAGTTCGTTGATAGATCGACTACGTTCGCTACCAATCTCCCACAATTCGCTAAAGAAGTGGCAGGGAAAATCGTAAATAGTGGTTCATCGTCTCAAAGAGGCGGATACAGTGCGGTTTGA
- a CDS encoding 60S ribosomal protein uL22 (similar to uniprot|P46990 Saccharomyces cerevisiae RPL17B Protein or YKL180W uniprot|P05740 Saccharomyces cerevisiae YKL180W RPL17A Protein component of the large (60S) ribosomal subunit), which translates to MARYGATSTNPAKSASARGSYLRVSYKNTRETAQAISGWNLQKAQKYLDQVLDHQRAIPFRRFNSSIGRTAQGKEFGVTKARWPAKSVKFVQGLLQNAASNAEAKGLDATRLYVSHIQVNQAPKQRRRTFRAHGRINKYESSPSHIELVVTEKEEAVEKASEKKVARLSSRQRGRLATQKRITA; encoded by the exons ATGGCTAGATACGGTGCTACTTCCACTAACCCAGCTAAGTCTGCTTCTGCTCGTGGTTCCTACTTGCGTGTTTCTTACAAGAACACCAGAGAAACTGCTCAAGCTATCAGTGGTTGGAATTTACAAAAGGCTCAAAAGTACTTGGACCAAGTTTTGGATCACCAAAGAGCTATTCCATTCAGAAGATTCAACTCTTCTATTGGTAGAACTGCCCAAGGTAAGGAATTCGGTGTCACCAAGGCTAGATGGCCAGCTAAGTCTGTCAAGTTCGTCCAAGGTTTGTTGCAAAACGCTGCCTCTAACGCTGAA GCTAAGGGTTTAGACGCTACCAGATTGTACGTCTCTCACATTCAAGTTAACCAAGCTCCaaagcaaagaagaagaaccttCAGAGCTCACGGTAGAATTAACAAATACGAATCTTCTCCATCTCACATCGAATTGGTCGTTactgaaaaggaagaagctgTTGAAAAGGCttctgaaaagaaggttgCTAGATTGTCCTCCAGACAAAGAGGTAGATTGGCTACTCAAAAGAGAATCACTGCTTAA
- the COY1 gene encoding CCAAT displacement transcription factor COY1 (similar to uniprot|P34237 Saccharomyces cerevisiae YKL179C), which translates to MNLSTYEHALSLWKEAGFSSIQSLLDDSIAKIKDLETSSLESRKTLASETKKYKKLPDDEKPSQSLKLVKEYQKEIDSLTTRSTFSEKVVIELYEKLIEQPDPTGILESIVEELKKDGTNVDDIKAENQKLAAIVSKCADYDTLKKRLSDLEQNSAKTLSNRLIAKEKEITSKWEEKQRNWNNREDELLKQLETLKNTNSILEKKIGAQVDLEQQEDGDDDTVLVSGKNSAQSELLVQELEAAQIRIMSLESRNEELNSEVTKLKSDEQQDSIFQEKETKLNQLESENAKLVTCLEEERKSLKETSQTLSSQLKSSALETQTYKSELETLRRKLTNYSDYEKIKQELNAMKKIEFGTSDDSDNENDDGDDSITSSLKHANQKLQNNLVKANTEKNKYMNETQTLKKSIEALYSKIQNLETLNAKLEADIEKVEDVTNQFSDTQSMMSGATRQISNRHATNEKLSPTSSIIGIPEEKELDTFSGNFNGSPSILPIVTKQRDRFRSRNLELERQIKHCNQEQTKLKVQVKELKADNSKLYEKAKLLSSYSNNSAVRNTVDLESPFSEEYEESLHPLSSFKERELERYERRKMPPLERLFLSFAKVILANKQTRMLFMLYCLGLHGLVMVMTIYVTSFTNYITPDVSSSSGSMINTNQ; encoded by the coding sequence ATGAATTTGTCTACATATGAGCATGCGTTGTCATTGTGGAAAGAAGCTGGCTTCAGCAGTATACAATCGTTACTTGATGATAGCATAGCTAAGATAAAGGATTTAGAAACTTCATCCTTGGAATCAAGAAAAACGTTAGCCAGTGAGACCAAGAAGTACAAGAAATTGCCAGATGATGAGAAACCTAGccaatctttgaaattagTGAAAGAATACCAGAAGGAGATTGATTCGTTGACTACCAGATCAACGTTCTCCGAAAAGGTTGTTATCGAATTATATGAGAAGTTAATTGAACAACCGGACCCAACAGGGATCCTAGAGTCTATTGTAGAGGAACTGAAGAAAGATGGCACAAATGTCGATGATATCAAAGCtgaaaaccaaaaattGGCGGCAATTGTTAGCAAGTGTGCCGATTATGACActttaaagaaaagattatcGGATCTTGAACAAAATTCGGCTAAGACATTATCCAATAGATTAATCGccaaagagaaagaaattacATCCAAATGGGAAGAAAAGCAACGTAATTGGAATAATAGAGAGGACGAATTATTGAAACAGTTAGAAACGTTGAAAAATACCAATAGCatcttggaaaagaaaataggTGCTCAGGTCGATTTGGAGCAACAAGAAGATGGCGATGATGACACCGTTCTCGTTAGTGGAAAGAATAGCGCTCAAAGTGAGCTTCTGGTACAAGAACTTGAGGCTGCACAAATTCGTATCATGAGTCTTGAATCACGTAATGAAGAATTAAATTCTGAGGTAACCAAATTGAAGAGCGATGAACAACAGGATTCCATatttcaagagaaagagactaaattgaaccaattggaaaGTGAAAATGCTAAATTGGTTACATgtttagaagaagaacgCAAGAGTTTGAAGGAAACATCCCAAACGTTGAGCTcacaattgaaatcatcTGCACTTGAAACGCAGACTTATAAATCGGAATTAGAGACATTGAGACGCAAGTTAACGAACTACTCAGAttatgaaaaaataaagcaagaattgaatgccatgaagaagattgaaTTCGGAACCAGTGATGACAGTGACAACGAAAAcgatgatggtgatgaCTCTATCACCAGTTCATTGAAACATGCGAACCAAAAACTCCAAAATAATTTGGTGAAGGCCAAtactgaaaagaacaaatatATGAACGAAACCCAAACGCTCAAGAAAAGCATAGAAGCTTTATATTCTAAGATTCAAAATCTAGAAACTTTGAATGCGAAATTAGAAGCAGACATTGAGAAGGTCGAAGATGTAACGAACCAATTCTCCGATACACAATCAATGATGTCAGGGGCAACAAGGCAAATAAGTAATAGACATGCCACTAACGAAAAACTATCTCCTACAAGCTCAATCATTGGAataccagaagaaaaagaactagATACCTTCTCCGGCAATTTTAACGGCTCTCCATCTATCCTACCAATTGTCACCAAACAGAGAGACAGATTCCGCTCAAGAAATCTAGAGCTTGAAAGGCAAATAAAGCATTGTAACCAAGAACAGACGAAACTTAAGGTACAAGTGAAGGAATTAAAGGCCGATAATTCCAAATTGTACGAGAAGGCAAAGCTACTAAGTTCGTATTCGAACAATTCCGCAGTGCGCAATACAGTAGATTTGGAATCTCCATTTTCCGAAGAATATGAGGAGTCATTACATCCATTATCTagtttcaaagaaagagagcTAGAAAGATACGAACGACGTAAGATGCCACCCTTGGAAAGACTATTCTTGAGTTTTGCAAAAGTTATTCTAGCGAACAAACAGACAAGAATGCTATTCATGTTGTATTGCCTTGGATTACATGGATtggtgatggtgatgaCTATATATGTCACAAGTTTCACCAACTACATAACTCCAGACGTTAGCTCCTCATCAGGTAGTATGATTAACACCAATCAGTGA
- the SWI3 gene encoding Swi3p (weakly similar to uniprot|P32591 Saccharomyces cerevisiae YJL176C SWI3 transcription factor) yields the protein MADDEQRDSVLESAQTQSSVENTQNTSEQPGLIDHTEDVDMGGIDDNLDMDVEPNLPDDFGNEFSESLPQDFPEEFGDAPLAENLPEGINDKLLSNLDNENGDADDADLFEEEPEEQNPANEASESDLLKSPSKEDDTTAAGNEEQEQEQEQEQDEQMDKENDEIALPETKKESDSNGEGNNDPVGNIETEQSEVEPAQNELETANDKQEPAPEPESFTENPKLPDVKDLGQPDSGIDAPVHTTTETTVDEEIDKEHNTEAEAEPEVDSILEQESRSASPESNITVKQESNTADPKLFVPQSHEIVIPSYSKWFNLTKVHEIEVKSLPEFFTNRIPSKTPQMYVKYRNFMVNSYRLNPNEYFTVTAARRNLCGDAGALFRLHKFLTKWGLINYQVNATKKPKMVEPPFTGEYETRYDAPRGLFPFQSYKPALQLPDMTRLKKIMTQLDTKPSEPSSLKRTSDEISSEHTQDLSNGGSSHVNGITNKTASGSVGPENYGLKDEKESPVNADLERNDRKPKRPKISQLIDKDWTQEEIYKLIELIKEHGTDWFNIAKTLGTKTPEQCILRFLQLPIEDAFLMDEKDLGLLKFGSHIPFNKSDNPVMSTLAFLIGLVDPNIVQHLTKRAISLHDINVNTGANTEAKDAEERQEEQKEEQTEESKEEQKEEIKTDAREIEHTETGAEKSEPANSNAADHSTATEGTAPAAEQVANSDVTVDTSNEKNANTPENEEKEATEVRAEKTGEEGLQKAEEKNKEEGSQEEAIPVEEPHQEESLENEALSNKETPSEKQELPEEQAVTVTNAESDARITVKDGTEVALATLGLRSHVFATNQEKLMNRTTNDLINTQLTKVDLKLKALDTMEKSLELERKAVHRKQEDVFIQRLSFTKYANSLMGKFESLLKQIPESPEIKQQLHELRTIIADPPKTSITSQSGNLQDSDDLDSANKPISIESPQLYRYWSG from the coding sequence ATGGCAGATGACGAACAACGGGACTCTGTTCTTGAGTCTGCACAAACTCAGAGCTCAGTAGAGAATACCCAAAACACGTCAGAACAACCTGGTTTGATAGACCATACCGAGGATGTAGATATGGGAGGAATTGATGATAACTTGGACATGGACGTTGAACCTAATCTACCTGATGATTTTGGTAACGAATTCTCAGAATCTTTGCCGCAAGACTTCCCTGAAGAGTTCGGCGATGCACCATTGGCCGAAAACCTCCCTGAAGGAATAAACGATAAGCTTTTATCGAATCTGGATAATGAGAACGGTGACGCGGACGATGCAGATCTATTTGAGGAAGAACCCGAGGAACAAAACCCTGCTAATGAAGCATCCGAATctgatttgttgaaatcCCCATCTAAAGAAGACGATACTACCGCAGCAGGTAATGaggaacaagaacaagaacaagaacaagaacaggACGAACAAATGGATAAAGAGAATGACGAAATCGCGTTGCCAGAAACTAAAAAGGAAAGCGATTCGAACGGCGAGGGGAACAATGACCCTGTTGGAAATATAGAAACTGAACAGAGCGAGGTAGAACCTGCACAGAACGAACTGGAAACTGCCAATGACAAACAAGAGCCAGCACCAGAACCAGAATCATTTACTGAAAACCCCAAATTACCAGACGTGAAGGACTTAGGGCAGCCCGATTCTGGTATAGATGCTCCAGTACATACTACAACAGAGACAAcagttgatgaagaaattgataaaGAGCACAATACTGAAGCAGAAGCAGAACCTGAAGTAGATAGTATTCTTGAACAAGAATCGAGATCAGCTTCTCCTGAATCAAATATAACCGTAAAGCAAGAAAGTAATACTGCTGATCCAAAATTATTTGTACCGCAATCCCATGAAATTGTAATCCCTTCATACTCGAAGTGGTTTAATTTGACCAAAGTTCATGAAATCGAAGTGAAATCTTTACCGGAATTCTTCACTAATAGAATACCTTCAAAGACACCCCAGATGTACGTCAAATATCGTAACTTCATGGTAAACTCTTATAGACTAAATCCAAATGAATACTTCACAGTCACTGCAGCTAGAAGAAACCTTTGTGGAGACGCGGGCGCCCTCTTCAGACTACATAAATTCTTAACCAAATGGGGATTGATCAACTATCAAGTAAATGCTACCAAGAAACCTAAAATGGTTGAACCCCCATTCACTGGTGAATATGAGACGAGATACGATGCTCCGCGTGGATTATTCCCATTCCAATCTTATAAGCCGGCCCTACAACTTCCTGATATGACCCGCTTAAAAAAGATAATGACTCAGTTAGACACCAAACCCTCGGAACcatcatctttgaaaaggacTAGTGATGAAATCTCCAGTGAGCACACTCAAGATTTGTCAAACGGGGGATCCAGTCACGTTAATGGTATCACTAACAAAACGGCTTCGGGTTCTGTGGGACCAGAGAACTACGGCCTGAAGGATGAAAAGGAGTCTCCAGTGAATGCCGACCTTGAGAGAAACGATCGCAAACCCAAAAGACCAAAGATTTCTCAACTGATTGACAAAGATTGGAcccaagaagaaatctatAAACTTATCGAACTTATTAAAGAGCATGGCACCGATTGGTTTAACATTGCCAAAACTCTAGGAACAAAGACTCCGGAGCAATGTATTTTAAGGTTTTTACAATTGCCTATTGAAGATGCATTTTTGATGGATGAAAAAGATCTCGGACTCTTGAAGTTTGGTTCTCATATTcctttcaataaatctgACAACCCCGTAATGAGTACGTTGGCATTTTTAATAGGGTTAGTCGATCCTAACATTGTTCAGCATTTGACTAAAAGGGCCATTTCTCTTCATGACATTAATGTTAATACGGGTGCTAACACGGAAGCAAAAGACGCAGAAGAAAGGCaggaagaacaaaaagaagaacaaacagaggaatcaaaagaagaacaaaaagaagaaataaaaactGACGCCAGGGAAATTGAGCATACAGAAACGGGAGCTGAAAAATCTGAACCtgcaaattcaaatgcCGCAGATCACTCCACAGCAACTGAAGGAACTGCTCCAGCAGCAGAACAAGTAGCAAATTCAGATGTAACTGTTGACACttcaaatgagaaaaatGCAAATACACCAGagaatgaagaaaaagaagcaacaGAAGTAAGAGCTGAAAAAACAGGAGAAGAAGGGCTACAAAAAGcggaagaaaagaataaagagGAAGGTAGTCAAGAAGAAGCGATTCCAGTGGAAGAACCTCatcaagaagaatcttTAGAGAATGAAGCATTATCAAACAAGGAAACACCATCGGAAAAACAAGAGCTGCCAGAAGAACAAGCAGTAACGGTCACAAATGCTGAATCTGATGCTAGAATAACAGTGAAGGACGGCACAGAAGTCGCTCTAGCTACCTTGGGGCTACGCTCTCATGTATTCGCTACCAaccaagaaaaattgatgaataGGACGACAAATGATTTAATCAATACTCAACTAACAAAAGTCgatttgaagttgaaggCTCTTGATACCATGGAAAAATCCTTGGAACTAGAGCGCAAGGCTGTGCATAGGAAGCAAGAAGatgttttcattcaaaggCTAAGCTTCACCAAGTATGCCAACTCTCTTATGggaaaatttgaatctttACTGAAGCAAATTCCGGAATCTCCAGAAATCAAACAGCAATTACACGAATTACGTACCATAATTGCTGATCCACCAAAGACAAGTATCACATCCCAATCGGGTAATCTACAAGATTCTGATGATCTAGACTCCGCCAACAAACCAATATCGATTGAGTCACCGCAGTTATATCGTTATTGGTCAGGTTAA